The nucleotide window taataataaaaataaccagTCTATAAGCTTGACGTCAcaaattcttttcttttaagagttaaaaaaacattttaggaaAGTTGTTTTCTTCTCTTGCCGACTGGTTGGGGAGGCCACAAGTTGGATAAACTTTATAatagtttatttttaaagttattttttggtttattttgtttGCCTGCTTGGATAACTTCATTTCCCGAAGTTAGTTGCATAGCTCGCTGAGTTAATTTAgattatttttgaaacttttgtgtTCTGTGCAATTTCTGTGCTTGATTGGTTAACTCGTTTTGCTTGATAGTCCAGGAGCTCATAACAGAACTTTAGGTCCCATTTTCTACAAAAGGTTTGACCCTCTAAATAGGTTGGTAGTATCACGGACAATAAAAATCACATGGTCAGCTGACCCAATTTGGGGGCGTTTGGGTCCCAGGCCCCTAAAATTACCCTAATTCGAGACTCCTATTTGGTCCCATAATTCTCAAAGCTTAAAAGTTAGTAACGTGTGTCATTATATGAGAGAATCTGAAAAATGATAAAGCTTACCGAAAAATTGGGTCTTAAGACTGGGTCAGACCCCCCTCAAAGACCATATTTAGGACCTTAATTTGTCCCCATAAGCTACAAActccaaattttgcacaaacattCTCTAACATAGTGTAATGTCAGTGGTCATAAAGCTGACCAAAAATTTGGGTCTCTTGGCCTAGTCAGACCAAGTCTCGCCCCAAATCCctattttaaacaacttttagagGGTAAAAAAAACCAATGACTACAAAGCCCAAACTCAATATTTGTGTTCTATACTAACTATGTAATACATAAATGGTCGAGCTTACCAAAAAATGCGGTCCTATCAGCAGGTCAGACAAAGATCTGAACAGGGACTCAAATTAGACCTCATAAGGtacaaacttaaaattttgtaagACTATTGTGATTTGGCAAAAAGCAAACCAAAAATTACGGTCTCTTGATCAGGTCAGACAATAGTTAgcgatatcaaattaaaaaagaaatgctcTGATagcatttaataaaatataaatatgtacaATAGGTTATAGCAGCATGATTGATATTGTTCTGCATCAGCATCTAAAGATGAGAAATGTCATTCAGTCATAAGATCTAGTTTAAACTACaatacaacattaaaaaatattaaaaaggttACTCAGTTCTAGAATATATGACATTGAATCCTattctgtaaattttttgtcatatcccacaaaaaaaatctaACCTTAAATTATCATTACACGTCTTCGTCACTAGTTTCGTCATCACTGTCTGAATCGTCATCACTTGACAGTTCATCAAACCCTTCAAAATCTTAAGGAGAATGAAatacttttaatatttaaaatagcGGCGGCAGTAGCGGAAATAAAGAATTGCTTCCgagtaataattaaaaaactaagTGACTAGATTGTAAAACTTAATATCCAAAATTTTACCTTCTACTTCTCTGGAGAATCCATAATAATTTTCATTGCTGGTGACATCTACTGCTTTTGGAGACATTTCGCCTTCGTACCACTTAATGATATAGCTGCCATCTTTCAGCAGCCAACCCATGTCTTCAGGAAGGTGATTTGGAGGCTCGGACGTTATTGATGACATCCATAACTGTGCAACATACTTTGTTCGATAAATCTTTTGACGCAACACTCGTAAACAAGGTGGTAGAGAACTTCCATCAAACTTTTTAACACAGGAAATTGCTTCATTTTCTCCTTTTGGTTTATACTTTTCCAAAAACATTACCAACCTAGCTTCATCTACAGATGATAGATTCCTTTTTCCATACATGCTGCATACAAATTTTTCCAACGTTGCAAAAGCGTCATCTGTGACATCAAGATTTGTTCCTAGCTGTTTAAATACATCTTGcacactttcatttttttctagtAGTTTGAAAGGTCGAATTTTTCCTTTCCTACTAAACGATGCTGTATAGTCACATCCAGTGAAAGCATGGTATGCTGGCAAGGCCATGCAAATATTTTTGCCCAATTTCTGGTATATTTGATTAATACTTATGTACCTTAATGTATTTTTAGTGTAAACACCGGTTTCCATCCAAATATTCAAGCTGTTAGGTAACTTACTAAGGCAGCCAAGAGCAATTATCAGCACGTCAGTATCTATGGTTCTTATCACAACGTTTGCTGGTGTTTGAATCGAAGATAGGTGGTACAAAATTCTGGAATCAGCTTCTTCATGAGTTGAAAACAATTTAACGATCTCGGTTTTGACCACGATCTCTCCTTCAACTCTAAACATGTAGCAGGTATCATTGCGATTCATTATGACTGTTTTGTTTCCAAGTACTGTTGAATGCATGTTGTTTTCCCAAAAGAAGGCTAAGAACTCCACCAATGCTGCTTTGAAGTGATCATTTCTCAATGCATTCAACCAGTTTGAAGGTCTTTTTTGCTCAGGTCCAGTTATCTGATAAGCTCCATGTCTCTCAGTACATCGCAAATCCCTTTCACAATCCTTGATACTCGGGTGTACCATTTTGTCTAGAACAAAATGTATGATGTTTCCCTTGCTAGCACAAACGCGTTTCAAAATAAATGTTGCCAGAGCTCCAAATGTTGCTGGAAGGTCAACAAAAAGATGTAGGAAAAACATTCCATCAATTATGTTAACATCGACGCGATTTGGATCGTCAGTTTTTACTTTTGCTTCTAACTCGTTCAATAATTTGACTTTAGGGGTCTTTTGCATTTTGCCATCAACATGTCCAAGAGATAAAGGGACAGGTGTTAGAGGATACTTCAGTACCTCTGCCATATCAATTTTCCTTTGTAGCGAATGGTACAAGATGCTACCAAACAAATCTCTCATCATCGTTACAGCAACCACTTTGTTGTCAGCAGCTTTAATATTATACTTCGTTCCCCCAGTTGCAAATGTGTGTAATGTTTGTCTTCGTATAGGTTTTTCGAATCTTGCTGGATCTTTAGAACATTCGTCAATAAATTTATCACGTGCTTTGCTTCCAACACTAACGATGTTGAGCAAAAACTTTGTTGTGTCTGGTGAGGCTGCTTTTCCTGATGCTATAttaaaaagatattgtttttcaaTAGCATCGTTAAATGGATTCATGGTTTCCTTGACCATGTTTATAACTTGATGTAAATCTTTAGAATTTTGTCGCATTCTGCTGGCCTTTAAATCTTGAGACACGTCTTCCTGTTTTGTCATCCCCAAATTTTCAAACACGTATGACACAATACTTGTTCGAATAGAATGACTTTGTGCCCATCGTTGACGAGCAgaaatagaatttgttaaagctgATATACCTTTTCGCTGACATGCAGCATCTGCATTTATCGTTTGCTCTAATGTCAAGTCGATTGGTAATCTTGAGAATGACTTTTGGGTTCTTCGCAGCGAAAATAATCCCCTTTGAAATTCAGTGTAAACCTCGGGATGAGAGTCCTTTAGTTTGAGAAGATTATCATGATAACGGACAATCCAACGAGCGTAATTTGGATGGTTCATGCTAAAGAAATAGTTTGCGACTTTAGGCAAGCAACACACATACAGATCAAAGTTCCGATTAAGCAGTGAtttcaaaaacattaaatatattgtataaatacaatacgccatgtcacttaaatataatatacaaaacaacaaaacgttaATATGAAGATATATTGTAATTCTTCTGTAAATAGCGTAAAAAATCAGTTAATATAATTAGAACGTAAAAATGTACAAAGGAATTAATATTTACAAGGCTTCAACATAATCTAACAAGTATGTAAATCAAAGAAGGTCTCATTTACATTAAAGCATCTTCAACTTACCATCACTGTCAGTATTTCCATTTGCATTTAAATTGTCATCTACAGTAGCTACAACATCTGCAAAATATCACAATA belongs to Hydractinia symbiolongicarpus strain clone_291-10 chromosome 1, HSymV2.1, whole genome shotgun sequence and includes:
- the LOC130647831 gene encoding uncharacterized protein LOC130647831; amino-acid sequence: MVHPSIKDCERDLRCTERHGAYQITGPEQKRPSNWLNALRNDHFKAALVEFLAFFWENNMHSTVLGNKTVIMNRNDTCYMFRVEGEIVVKTEIVKLFSTHEEADSRILYHLSSIQTPANVVIRTIDTDVLIIALGCLSKLPNSLNIWMETGVYTKNTLRYISINQIYQKLGKNICMALPAYHAFTGCDYTASFSRKGKIRPFKLLEKNESVQDVFKQLGTNLDVTDDAFATLEKFVCSMYGKRNLSSVDEARLVMFLEKYKPKGENEAISCVKKFDGSSLPPCLRVLRQKIYRTKYVAQLWMSSITSEPPNHLPEDMGWLLKDGSYIIKWYEGEMSPKAVDVTSNENYYGFSREVEDFEGFDELSSDDDSDSDDETSDEDV